One stretch of Niallia sp. XMNu-256 DNA includes these proteins:
- a CDS encoding acyltransferase family protein: protein MKQRDSFFDNAKFILIFLVVFGHFLRTFINDNELIYTLYKVIYTFHMPAFILISGFFAKGFRKKGYIKKTARKLILPYFLFQIIYSLFYFLLYDDQSQLMIDPLDPHWSLWFLISLFFWNVMLYAFVRLRVGYSLLSALLIALAVGFFDFISGYLSLSRTFVFFPLFLLGFYLKKEHFYRLLTVRIKILAMFLFITVFFLFYHFPTLEYEWLLGSKSYAEMGVQPIYAMLIRGSLYVLSLMMMASFFALVPKEQYFFTNLGRNSLYVYLLHGFFIRIFRVSEVKDYFNNVESILLLAAISLILTLILSSKTVTSFAQPLIELKVSDTKKLLGRLKLYLKFYWEKWVSN from the coding sequence ATGAAACAACGTGATAGCTTTTTTGACAACGCTAAATTTATACTGATATTCCTGGTCGTATTTGGACATTTTTTGAGGACCTTTATCAATGACAATGAGCTAATTTACACCTTGTATAAAGTAATTTATACCTTTCATATGCCGGCTTTCATATTAATATCTGGCTTTTTCGCTAAAGGATTTCGAAAAAAAGGGTATATAAAAAAAACAGCAAGAAAGTTAATCTTGCCGTATTTCCTATTTCAAATCATTTATTCTTTGTTTTATTTTTTACTATACGACGATCAATCCCAATTAATGATTGATCCACTCGACCCACATTGGTCACTATGGTTCCTAATCAGTTTATTTTTCTGGAATGTCATGTTATACGCTTTTGTACGATTGCGTGTTGGATATTCGTTACTTTCTGCACTATTAATCGCCTTAGCAGTGGGATTTTTCGACTTTATTTCAGGTTATTTAAGCTTATCACGCACATTCGTTTTCTTTCCTTTGTTTTTACTTGGATTCTACTTAAAAAAAGAGCATTTTTATCGCCTTTTAACTGTTAGAATTAAGATTCTTGCGATGTTCCTTTTTATAACAGTCTTTTTCCTTTTTTATCACTTTCCAACACTGGAATACGAATGGTTATTAGGTTCAAAATCCTATGCAGAAATGGGTGTACAACCGATATATGCCATGTTGATCCGTGGAAGTCTGTATGTGCTTAGCCTAATGATGATGGCCAGCTTCTTTGCGTTAGTTCCAAAAGAGCAATACTTTTTTACAAATCTAGGCCGAAACTCTTTATATGTTTATTTATTACATGGCTTTTTCATTCGAATCTTTCGAGTTAGTGAAGTCAAAGACTACTTCAATAATGTCGAAAGTATATTATTACTGGCAGCTATTTCATTGATTTTAACGCTCATCCTTTCCAGCAAGACCGTTACTTCTTTTGCTCAACCATTGATTGAACTCAAAGTTTCTGACACAAAAAAGCTGTTGGGCAGACTAAAGCTGTATTTAAAATTTTATTGGGAAAAATGGGTGAGTAATTAA
- a CDS encoding DUF3905 domain-containing protein, translating to MTSKNRIDIDGTLPHQINAPSFKGTPIKMKPPFINSYGVTIGDSYYTSKESPLENWSEETDPAIMSGSEWVHPTNDIGWNTLENHELLENLKQPERSEAFMHPTINTGKDAD from the coding sequence TTGACATCCAAGAATCGAATCGATATAGACGGGACTCTTCCACACCAAATCAATGCACCAAGTTTCAAAGGAACACCAATTAAAATGAAGCCCCCTTTTATCAATTCTTACGGAGTCACAATTGGAGATAGTTACTACACATCGAAGGAATCTCCTTTAGAAAATTGGAGCGAGGAAACGGATCCTGCAATTATGTCTGGAAGTGAATGGGTTCATCCCACCAATGATATTGGCTGGAATACACTAGAAAACCATGAGTTGCTAGAAAACTTAAAGCAACCGGAGAGGTCAGAAGCCTTTATGCATCCTACGATTAATACTGGTAAAGATGCGGATTAA
- a CDS encoding 2-oxoacid:acceptor oxidoreductase family protein — protein MSILPKKNDLGFFEIRLESIGGLGANLAGKMLAEAGVLGLGLNGSNFASYGSEKKGSPVKSFIRFCDPDVEIRAHSPIEEPHVVGIFHEALYKTVDVVSGLDPEGIVLVNSIRDFDNVKEDLKLQYGTLAIIDALGIAVEEKTKVNTAMLGALFKICDFLNPDDMRTVIRKTFEKKYPHLVEPNIRTFNRGYKEVKFKKIETPKDATNKAFHRALPTLGYLTQEIGGTMRMQGNSVLKDLSGSRQGFLPQFTQEECINCAQCDNVCPDFCFVWEAGEDKRGRKQMVLKGIDYQYCKGCLKCVEACPTTALKEIRETIGFADQNRVKHNFPYVTGGTN, from the coding sequence ATGTCTATATTACCAAAAAAGAATGACTTAGGCTTTTTTGAAATTCGCCTTGAATCAATTGGTGGGTTAGGGGCCAATTTAGCAGGTAAAATGCTAGCTGAAGCTGGTGTACTTGGCTTAGGCTTAAACGGATCAAATTTTGCTTCATACGGTTCAGAAAAGAAAGGGTCTCCTGTAAAGAGTTTTATTCGATTTTGTGATCCGGATGTCGAAATTCGGGCCCATAGTCCAATTGAAGAGCCACATGTTGTAGGAATATTCCATGAAGCGTTGTATAAAACTGTTGACGTCGTTAGTGGTTTAGATCCTGAGGGAATTGTATTAGTTAATTCTATCCGGGACTTTGATAATGTAAAAGAAGACTTAAAGCTACAATATGGTACACTCGCCATTATTGATGCTTTAGGAATCGCTGTTGAAGAGAAAACGAAGGTAAACACAGCCATGCTTGGTGCGCTATTTAAAATTTGTGATTTCTTAAATCCGGATGATATGAGAACGGTTATCCGTAAAACATTTGAGAAGAAATATCCACATTTAGTAGAACCAAACATACGTACATTTAATCGGGGTTACAAAGAAGTAAAATTTAAAAAGATTGAAACACCTAAAGATGCGACTAATAAAGCATTCCATCGCGCTTTACCAACTCTAGGGTATTTAACTCAAGAAATTGGCGGAACAATGCGTATGCAAGGAAATAGTGTCTTAAAAGATTTGAGCGGATCAAGACAAGGGTTCTTACCACAGTTTACACAGGAAGAATGTATTAACTGTGCACAATGCGATAATGTATGCCCTGATTTTTGCTTTGTTTGGGAAGCAGGAGAGGATAAGCGTGGCCGTAAGCAAATGGTATTAAAAGGTATTGATTACCAATACTGTAAAGGCTGCTTAAAATGTGTAGAAGCCTGTCCAACGACTGCTCTTAAAGAAATTCGTGAAACCATAGGCTTTGCTGATCAAAATCGTGTAAAACATAACTTCCCATATGTTACAGGAGGGACTAACTAA
- a CDS encoding TrkH family potassium uptake protein, whose product MRNRFKYILDNLTPARAIFSFYFIAVTVSVLLLRLPGVHQEGVEVPLLDTIFTAVSSVSVTGLTVLNISETYSTFGIFVLMFIFQFGGIGVMSLGTFVWLLIGKKIGLRGRQLIMIDHNQSSLSGLVALMIEILKLILIIEGVGAIILGFLFIDYYATVQEAFFHGLFTSISATTNAGLDLTAASMMPYANDYLIQLVLILLITLGAIGFPVLIELKHYLFNRKQLSLPFRFSLFTKITTITFAGLLALGTIVIILLEFQHSFKGMDWHEAFFYAFFQSATTRSGGLSTIDVNHFTEPTLLVISLLMFIGASPSSVGGGIRTTTFALNLLFLYHFAKGRKDIKIFKREIYEDDVRKALAVTILSFMICFFAIIILSISESLPLLAIVFEVCSAFGTTGLSMGITTELTTFGKWVIMILMFIGRIGLVSFFLLLRGKEPDLHYHYPKERIIIG is encoded by the coding sequence ATGAGGAATCGATTTAAATACATACTCGATAATTTGACACCTGCAAGAGCAATTTTTTCCTTTTATTTTATCGCTGTAACGGTTTCAGTTTTATTATTAAGACTCCCAGGTGTTCATCAAGAGGGAGTTGAAGTCCCTTTATTAGATACGATCTTTACTGCCGTCAGTTCGGTGAGTGTAACGGGACTAACCGTTCTGAACATATCTGAGACCTATAGTACATTTGGAATTTTTGTTCTAATGTTTATCTTTCAATTCGGCGGGATTGGGGTTATGTCACTCGGAACCTTTGTTTGGCTATTAATCGGCAAAAAAATAGGTTTACGTGGAAGACAATTAATTATGATTGATCACAATCAGTCCAGTCTTTCGGGTTTAGTTGCCTTAATGATTGAAATACTGAAATTAATTTTAATCATTGAAGGGGTCGGTGCCATTATATTGGGATTTCTCTTTATAGATTATTATGCAACAGTACAGGAAGCATTTTTCCATGGACTATTTACATCGATCAGTGCGACAACAAATGCTGGACTTGATTTAACAGCAGCGTCTATGATGCCTTATGCCAATGACTATCTCATCCAATTGGTCCTCATATTATTGATTACTCTAGGGGCGATAGGCTTTCCTGTATTGATTGAATTGAAACATTATCTTTTCAATAGAAAACAACTTTCCCTGCCTTTCCGATTTTCTTTGTTTACAAAAATTACTACCATTACATTTGCAGGTTTGTTGGCTTTGGGTACCATTGTGATTATCTTATTAGAATTCCAACACAGTTTCAAAGGGATGGATTGGCATGAAGCATTTTTTTATGCTTTTTTTCAATCAGCAACGACGAGAAGTGGCGGATTATCAACTATAGATGTCAATCATTTCACTGAACCAACATTACTAGTGATTAGTTTACTTATGTTTATAGGTGCCTCACCAAGTTCTGTTGGCGGCGGAATTCGAACCACTACATTTGCCCTTAATCTTTTATTTTTATATCATTTTGCAAAAGGTCGAAAAGATATAAAGATTTTTAAAAGGGAGATTTATGAGGATGATGTGAGGAAAGCCTTAGCAGTAACAATATTATCGTTTATGATCTGTTTTTTTGCGATTATTATTTTATCCATTTCAGAGAGTCTGCCATTATTGGCTATTGTGTTTGAGGTTTGTTCAGCATTTGGAACAACGGGTTTATCAATGGGGATCACAACAGAACTAACAACCTTTGGAAAATGGGTTATTATGATCTTAATGTTTATCGGTCGAATCGGACTAGTTTCCTTTTTCTTATTGCTTCGAGGCAAAGAACCTGATTTACATTATCATTATCCAAAAGAACGAATTATTATTGGTTAA
- a CDS encoding peptide chain release factor 3, which yields MANTLIDEVKSRRTFAIISHPDAGKTTLTEKLLLFGGAIRDAGTVKGKKTGKYATSDWMEIEKQRGISVTSSVMQFDYHGTKVNILDTPGHQDFSEDTYRTLMAVDSAVMIIDSAKGIEEQTLKLFKVCRMRGIPIFTFINKLDRDGRTPLELLAELEEVMNIESYPMNWPIGMGKEFLGIYDRFHNRIEQFRVEESKRFLALNEDGELDDDHPIKENALYDQTLEEIMLLNEAGNEFSKEKLADGSLTPVFFGSALTNFGVQTFLETYLQFAPPPQPRESTVGKVDPLSESFSGFIFKIQANMNPAHRDRIAFLRICSGKFERGMTVNLPRTGKQIKLSQSTQFMADDRSTVNEAVSGDIIGLYDTGTYQIGDTLTTGKDSFEFERLPQFTPELFVRVTAKNVMKQKHFHKGIQQLVQEGAIQLYKTRMEDYLLGAVGQLQFEVFEHRMKNEYNVDVIMEGQGSKIARWVENDDVNDNLSSSRSLLVTDRYGNKVFLFENDFALRWFQEKNPDVKLYNPMDQ from the coding sequence ATGGCAAATACATTAATAGATGAAGTAAAATCACGCCGTACCTTTGCGATAATTTCCCACCCGGATGCTGGGAAAACAACCTTAACGGAAAAGTTATTGTTGTTTGGAGGGGCGATTCGCGATGCAGGTACAGTCAAAGGAAAAAAAACAGGTAAGTATGCAACAAGTGACTGGATGGAAATTGAGAAGCAACGGGGGATCTCAGTCACTTCTAGTGTTATGCAATTTGATTATCATGGAACAAAGGTTAATATTTTAGACACACCAGGTCACCAAGATTTTAGTGAAGATACCTACCGGACATTAATGGCGGTTGATAGTGCGGTCATGATCATTGATTCGGCAAAAGGGATTGAAGAACAGACGTTAAAGTTATTTAAAGTTTGCCGGATGAGAGGCATTCCAATTTTTACGTTTATTAATAAGCTGGACCGTGATGGAAGAACACCTCTTGAGCTACTAGCCGAACTAGAAGAGGTGATGAACATTGAATCATACCCAATGAATTGGCCGATTGGAATGGGGAAAGAGTTCTTAGGGATATATGATCGATTTCATAATCGAATTGAACAGTTTCGTGTTGAAGAATCAAAACGGTTCTTAGCATTGAATGAGGATGGGGAATTAGATGATGATCATCCAATAAAGGAAAATGCATTATACGATCAGACTTTGGAAGAAATTATGCTTTTAAATGAAGCTGGAAATGAATTTTCAAAGGAAAAACTTGCTGATGGATCATTAACACCTGTATTTTTTGGCAGTGCGTTAACTAATTTTGGTGTACAAACCTTTTTGGAAACGTATTTACAATTTGCTCCACCTCCACAACCACGAGAATCAACGGTTGGCAAAGTTGATCCTTTATCTGAGAGTTTCTCCGGCTTTATTTTTAAAATTCAAGCGAATATGAATCCAGCTCATCGTGATCGGATTGCCTTTTTACGAATATGTTCAGGTAAATTTGAGCGGGGAATGACGGTAAATCTGCCAAGAACCGGGAAGCAAATCAAGCTTTCACAATCCACTCAATTTATGGCAGACGATCGAAGTACAGTAAATGAAGCGGTTAGTGGAGATATCATTGGTTTATATGATACAGGTACTTATCAAATTGGCGATACTTTAACGACCGGTAAGGATTCTTTTGAATTTGAAAGATTGCCACAGTTTACACCTGAGCTGTTTGTTAGAGTAACGGCTAAAAATGTCATGAAGCAAAAGCATTTTCATAAAGGCATCCAGCAGTTAGTCCAAGAAGGGGCAATTCAATTGTATAAGACGAGGATGGAGGACTACTTACTTGGGGCTGTTGGCCAATTACAATTTGAGGTGTTTGAACACCGGATGAAAAATGAGTACAATGTGGATGTAATTATGGAAGGACAAGGGTCAAAAATTGCACGTTGGGTTGAAAATGACGATGTAAATGACAACTTATCAAGTTCAAGAAGTCTACTTGTTACCGATCGTTACGGAAATAAAGTCTTTTTATTTGAAAATGATTTTGCATTAAGATGGTTTCAAGAAAAAAATCCAGATGTTAAATTATATAATCCAATGGATCAGTAA
- a CDS encoding alpha/beta-type small acid-soluble spore protein, translating into MARSSNKLLVPGIEQYLDQVKYEIAQEFGVHLGSDTVARANGSVGGEITKRLVQQAQAHLSGK; encoded by the coding sequence ATGGCTAGAAGCAGTAATAAACTACTAGTTCCTGGCATCGAACAATATCTTGATCAAGTTAAATATGAAATTGCTCAAGAATTTGGGGTTCACCTTGGTTCAGATACCGTTGCCCGTGCCAATGGCTCTGTTGGCGGAGAGATAACGAAAAGGTTAGTCCAACAAGCCCAAGCTCATTTATCTGGAAAATAA
- a CDS encoding DUF4080 domain-containing protein, whose product MKVITATLNAKYIHTNLAIRYLKAYAEPHYDVELAEYTIKDPIMNIVTDLIQKKPDVIGFSCYIWNIEETIKVIKMIKKINPSIKILAGGPEVSYDVKDWMSKVKEFDFIVIGEGEETFKQLLEAFDGENQFDEIPGIAFRKDGDIMINHQRNKLDLRELPSPFRFQEDLPHLSKRVTYIETSRGCPFSCQFCLSSIEVGVRYFDREKVKEDIRYLMANGSKTIKFVDRTFNISRSYAMEMFRFLIDEHVPGTVFQFEITADIMRPEVIQFLNEEAPPGLFRFEIGVQSTNDYTNELVMRKQNFEKLARTVTMVKEGGKIAQHLDLIAGLPEEDYDSFRKTFNDVFAFRPEELQLGFLKMLRGTGLRLRAEDHQYIYSDSPPYEILGNSVLSFDEIIRIKQVEDVLEKYWNDHRMDYTIEYLISEVFPTPFDFFQEFGTYWEERGWSKIGHQLEDLFKRLNEFLLDRQTKKLETITDLMKFDYLSKQRYKPRKSWWEPTLSKKDRSKFYQAILNNPSLIKGVNLDEKDLYKHTLIEPLTFDIEQYIEQKTIEYEPTLLFIYYNPKSEKPVIQSIKDIYSVLN is encoded by the coding sequence ATGAAGGTTATTACGGCAACATTAAATGCAAAATATATTCATACTAATTTAGCAATCCGTTATTTAAAGGCCTATGCGGAGCCTCACTACGATGTGGAATTGGCTGAGTATACAATTAAAGATCCAATTATGAACATTGTAACAGATCTCATCCAAAAGAAGCCTGATGTGATAGGGTTTAGCTGCTACATTTGGAATATCGAGGAAACGATCAAAGTCATTAAAATGATTAAGAAAATTAATCCATCTATTAAAATTCTCGCTGGAGGACCAGAAGTCTCTTATGATGTTAAAGATTGGATGTCTAAGGTAAAAGAATTTGATTTTATTGTAATTGGTGAAGGAGAAGAAACGTTTAAACAATTACTAGAAGCTTTTGATGGAGAAAATCAGTTTGATGAGATTCCTGGAATTGCCTTTCGTAAAGATGGTGACATTATGATCAACCATCAACGAAATAAATTGGACTTGCGTGAGCTGCCCTCTCCATTTCGATTTCAGGAAGATCTTCCGCACCTTAGCAAACGAGTGACTTATATTGAAACAAGCCGTGGGTGCCCATTTAGCTGTCAATTTTGTTTATCCTCTATTGAGGTTGGAGTCAGATATTTTGATCGCGAAAAAGTTAAAGAAGACATTCGTTATTTAATGGCTAATGGCTCAAAAACAATTAAATTTGTTGATCGTACTTTTAATATTAGCAGAAGTTATGCAATGGAAATGTTTCGCTTTTTGATTGATGAACATGTTCCTGGAACGGTCTTTCAATTTGAAATCACCGCAGACATTATGCGTCCTGAAGTTATACAGTTTTTAAATGAAGAGGCACCACCAGGTTTATTCCGGTTTGAAATTGGTGTTCAGTCAACGAATGATTATACAAATGAGTTAGTAATGAGAAAGCAAAATTTTGAAAAGCTGGCAAGAACGGTAACCATGGTAAAAGAAGGTGGAAAAATTGCCCAGCATTTGGATTTAATTGCCGGACTTCCAGAAGAGGATTATGATTCATTCCGAAAAACGTTTAATGATGTGTTTGCTTTTAGACCCGAAGAATTACAGCTTGGCTTTTTAAAAATGCTGCGAGGAACCGGTTTAAGGTTAAGAGCAGAAGATCATCAATATATTTACAGTGACTCCCCGCCCTATGAAATTTTGGGGAATTCGGTTTTATCATTTGATGAAATTATCCGTATTAAACAAGTAGAAGATGTGTTGGAAAAGTATTGGAATGATCACCGAATGGATTATACGATTGAATACTTAATATCAGAAGTATTTCCCACCCCTTTTGACTTTTTCCAAGAGTTTGGAACTTATTGGGAAGAAAGAGGCTGGTCAAAGATCGGACATCAATTAGAGGATCTATTCAAAAGGCTGAATGAATTTCTCCTCGATCGTCAGACAAAAAAACTTGAAACGATCACTGATTTAATGAAATTCGATTATCTTTCCAAACAGCGCTATAAACCGCGTAAATCATGGTGGGAGCCTACATTATCTAAAAAAGATCGTTCTAAATTTTATCAAGCGATACTCAATAATCCATCGCTTATTAAAGGGGTAAATCTCGATGAAAAAGATTTATATAAACACACATTAATTGAGCCCCTGACCTTTGATATCGAACAATATATTGAACAAAAAACGATTGAATATGAACCAACGCTTCTGTTTATTTATTACAACCCAAAAAGTGAAAAACCGGTGATTCAATCCATTAAGGATATTTACTCTGTCCTGAATTAA